Proteins from a genomic interval of Clostridium sp. 'deep sea':
- a CDS encoding S9 family peptidase produces MKKRQFKVEDFMKFKFAYDPQLSPDGSKILYVLSTTEDEKYLPNVWIYDIANKTNRQFTFSNVDERPKWSPCGSQIAFISKRNGKKQLFVMPAFGGEARPLVELRYGVNDPVWSPCGKKIAFTANMFEGQTLTELKNLAEDDRDKNEKKQHKVVRQIDKLKFKLNGLPGVGLLGTKVKHIFVADVATGEIEQVTSGQYSENTPVWAPNSKSLVFQSHRCEDADYTIRVQDLWQICLQDKKITKLTNTDGQYRLPVFNADGRYLAFYGHKLEFESATNSRLFVRDNNNGEIRELTANFDNNLGINHGSDMKLGAPFTGAVWSKCGQFLYVTSSIHGSTHIHKVDFASGDVTQLTSGSMQITGYSFNLKTNKAAVVYSNALQPGDIALVDLTTGELERLTKVNDEILNECYIAEPEEFWYRGVDNWEIQGWILKPYGFKEGVKYPFVLEVHGGPHSLYAPSFFYEFQLLAAAGYVVMFTNPRGSQGYGQKFADAVRGDYGGNDYGDLMKAVDYAETLPYVDKDRMGVTGGSYGGFMTNWIIGHTNRFKAAVTQRSISNWLSFFGVSDIGYFFGESEIGCTPWGNVTKMWDSSPLKYVEKVNTPLLMIHGEEDIRCPIEQADQFYVYLKALKRKVSFLRFPQENHELSRSGQPNRRIARLKAIVDWFNDHIERNKSEYNNF; encoded by the coding sequence ATGAAAAAGCGTCAATTTAAAGTTGAGGACTTTATGAAATTTAAGTTTGCATATGATCCACAACTATCTCCAGATGGAAGCAAAATATTATATGTTTTAAGTACAACAGAAGATGAAAAGTATCTTCCTAATGTTTGGATTTACGACATTGCCAATAAAACAAATAGACAATTTACTTTTAGCAATGTAGATGAACGTCCAAAATGGTCACCATGTGGCAGCCAAATTGCCTTTATCTCTAAAAGAAACGGTAAAAAACAACTATTTGTTATGCCAGCTTTTGGTGGAGAGGCTCGTCCTTTAGTGGAGCTTCGTTATGGAGTTAATGACCCAGTATGGTCACCATGTGGTAAAAAGATTGCCTTTACAGCTAACATGTTTGAAGGGCAAACCCTTACAGAACTAAAAAACTTAGCTGAAGACGATAGAGATAAAAATGAAAAGAAACAACACAAAGTTGTTCGCCAAATAGATAAATTAAAGTTTAAGCTTAATGGTTTACCAGGAGTAGGTTTATTAGGCACAAAAGTTAAACACATTTTTGTAGCAGATGTAGCTACAGGAGAAATTGAGCAAGTTACAAGTGGTCAGTATAGTGAAAATACCCCAGTATGGGCTCCTAATAGTAAATCATTAGTATTTCAAAGTCATCGCTGTGAAGATGCTGACTATACTATAAGAGTACAGGATTTATGGCAGATTTGTTTACAAGATAAAAAAATTACTAAGCTAACAAATACCGATGGTCAATACCGCTTGCCTGTATTTAATGCAGATGGTCGTTACTTAGCATTTTATGGTCATAAACTTGAGTTCGAAAGCGCTACTAATAGCCGTTTATTTGTAAGAGACAACAATAACGGAGAAATTAGAGAGCTTACAGCTAATTTTGATAATAACCTAGGTATTAATCATGGCTCTGATATGAAACTTGGAGCTCCGTTTACAGGTGCAGTATGGAGTAAGTGTGGTCAGTTTTTATATGTGACCTCAAGTATTCATGGCAGTACCCATATTCACAAAGTAGACTTTGCTAGTGGAGATGTAACTCAATTAACTAGTGGTAGTATGCAAATTACTGGCTATAGTTTTAACCTTAAAACCAATAAAGCGGCTGTGGTTTACTCTAATGCGTTACAGCCAGGAGATATTGCTTTAGTAGATTTAACAACAGGTGAACTGGAACGACTAACTAAAGTTAATGATGAAATATTAAATGAGTGTTATATTGCAGAGCCAGAAGAGTTTTGGTACCGTGGTGTAGATAACTGGGAAATACAGGGTTGGATTTTAAAGCCTTATGGTTTTAAAGAAGGCGTTAAGTATCCATTTGTATTAGAGGTACATGGTGGCCCACATAGCTTATATGCCCCTAGCTTCTTTTACGAGTTTCAGCTTTTAGCTGCTGCTGGTTATGTAGTAATGTTTACTAACCCCCGTGGTAGTCAAGGTTATGGACAAAAATTTGCTGATGCCGTTCGTGGAGACTACGGTGGAAACGACTACGGTGATTTAATGAAGGCTGTAGACTACGCTGAAACCCTACCTTATGTAGATAAAGACAGAATGGGTGTAACTGGTGGAAGTTACGGTGGCTTTATGACTAACTGGATTATTGGTCATACCAATAGATTTAAAGCAGCAGTTACCCAGCGTTCTATTAGTAACTGGCTAAGCTTCTTTGGTGTTAGTGATATTGGCTATTTCTTTGGAGAGAGTGAAATTGGTTGCACACCTTGGGGTAATGTAACAAAAATGTGGGATAGCTCTCCACTTAAATATGTAGAAAAAGTAAATACACCTTTATTAATGATTCATGGTGAAGAAGATATTCGTTGCCCAATCGAGCAAGCTGACCAGTTTTATGTATACCTAAAGGCCTTAAAACGTAAGGTATCTTTCTTAAGATTCCCACAAGAAAATCACGAATTATCTCGCTCAGGTCAACCAAACCGACGTATTGCCCGCCTAAAAGCAATTGTAGATTGGTTTAATGACCATATAGAAAGAAATAAATCAGAATACAACAATTTTTAA
- a CDS encoding AraC family transcriptional regulator produces the protein MEWIDRLNKAINYIEEHITEKIHYEQLAKIACCSTYHFQRMFSYMANIPLSEYIRRRRMSLAAVELQNGNKKIIDVALKFGYTSPTAFNRAFQKIHGVAPSLVKESVIALKAYPPISFKITIKGACGMNYRIEKKEAFRIIGVVEPLHKEIEKNYELVPQMWQKAAMQGTIAKLAKMMNSQPAGLLGVSACNDEQEWKYFIAVASDHAIDNTLSEYIVPAATWAIFSGGGAKQSINELEQRIVTEWLPSSGYEYANAPDIEVYLNDDPQNAKYEVWIPVVQKP, from the coding sequence ATGGAATGGATTGATAGACTAAATAAAGCAATTAACTATATTGAAGAACACATCACAGAGAAAATTCATTACGAACAGCTTGCTAAAATAGCTTGTTGCTCTACTTATCATTTTCAGAGAATGTTTTCTTATATGGCGAATATACCACTCTCTGAGTACATACGTCGTAGGCGTATGTCACTAGCAGCAGTTGAGTTACAGAATGGTAATAAGAAAATTATTGATGTAGCATTAAAATTCGGTTATACTTCACCTACAGCATTTAATAGGGCTTTCCAAAAAATTCATGGGGTAGCTCCATCACTTGTTAAAGAGTCAGTTATTGCTTTAAAAGCCTATCCACCTATTAGCTTCAAAATAACCATTAAGGGAGCTTGTGGAATGAATTACAGAATTGAAAAAAAAGAAGCCTTTCGTATAATTGGAGTAGTAGAACCCTTACACAAAGAAATAGAAAAGAACTATGAACTTGTGCCTCAAATGTGGCAAAAGGCAGCTATGCAAGGAACCATAGCAAAACTGGCTAAAATGATGAACAGTCAACCAGCAGGTTTATTAGGGGTGAGTGCTTGTAATGATGAGCAGGAATGGAAATACTTTATTGCTGTGGCTAGTGACCATGCCATAGACAACACCTTATCAGAATATATTGTTCCAGCCGCAACTTGGGCCATATTCTCCGGTGGTGGAGCGAAGCAATCTATCAATGAATTAGAGCAACGTATAGTTACCGAATGGTTGCCTAGCTCTGGCTATGAGTATGCTAATGCTCCAGATATTGAAGTATACCTTAATGATGATCCCCAAAATGCTAAGTACGAAGTGTGGATACCTGTAGTGCAAAAACCCTAA
- a CDS encoding S9 family peptidase: MNKRPFNVNDFMQFNFVYDPQIAPNSKKILYVKSSMEEKKYLSNICLYDIASNNNCQFTYGNSDSNPRWSPNGDKIAFNSSRKDRKKIYVMTVNGGEAEPVVDFRYGVGEPVWSPCGTKIAFLAEMYEKQTVDDLLKCAEDENDKKIKDQKEISQRVTKLLYKYNGLPQAGLIDNKVQHIFILDLKTYKIEQLTSGSYSINEFTWSPNSQNIAFSCNMAEDIGYNIMDSDLYIIDLKSKEQKRLTKCKGLVASPTFSTDGKKIAFYGHELQHHTATNISIYIVDINSLNKTDILADFDYNVGSMHIADMTLKTSIPAPIYSKCGTYIYFTYSKHGNTQLAKCNIKSAEITTITKQNIQINGYSINAEHNKAVIQFANSTTAGDIAILDLQNNKFEQITMVNKDLLNECYVAEPEEIWFKGKDNWDIQGWLLKPYNFNESEKYPLVLEVHGGPHVMYAPLFFFEFQLLASAGYCVLFTNPRGSNGYGQEFTCANFNDFGGGDYGDLMKVIDEVEKLSYVDNKRLGVTGGSFGGFMTAWIIGHSNRFKAAVAQRGVYNWLSFSGMSDCGCYFSEAEFGYLPWHNFDKLWDMSPLKYVENIKTPLLIIHAESDIRSCMEQADQLYTFLKRLKQKVELLRFPNENHDLSRSGQPKRRVERLQAIVDWFNKYL, from the coding sequence GTGAACAAACGACCGTTTAATGTAAATGACTTTATGCAGTTTAACTTTGTATATGATCCCCAAATTGCGCCAAATTCAAAAAAAATATTATATGTTAAAAGTAGTATGGAAGAAAAAAAATACCTTTCTAATATTTGTTTATATGATATCGCTTCCAATAACAATTGTCAGTTTACCTACGGAAACTCAGATTCAAATCCTAGATGGTCACCAAATGGTGACAAAATTGCCTTCAACTCAAGCCGTAAAGATCGTAAAAAAATATATGTGATGACTGTCAATGGTGGAGAAGCAGAGCCAGTTGTAGACTTTAGATATGGTGTTGGCGAACCCGTATGGTCACCATGTGGCACAAAAATAGCGTTTTTAGCAGAGATGTATGAAAAACAAACAGTTGATGATTTATTAAAGTGTGCCGAAGATGAAAATGATAAAAAAATTAAAGATCAAAAAGAAATATCTCAAAGAGTTACTAAGCTACTTTATAAATATAATGGTTTGCCTCAAGCTGGTTTAATAGACAATAAGGTGCAGCATATCTTTATACTAGATTTAAAAACATACAAAATAGAACAGCTAACAAGTGGTAGTTATAGCATAAATGAATTTACATGGTCACCTAATAGCCAAAATATAGCGTTTAGCTGCAATATGGCTGAAGATATAGGTTATAATATTATGGATTCAGATCTTTATATAATTGATCTAAAAAGCAAAGAGCAAAAAAGATTAACCAAGTGTAAAGGATTAGTTGCTAGTCCTACTTTTAGTACCGATGGCAAAAAAATAGCCTTTTATGGTCACGAATTACAACACCATACAGCTACTAACATTAGTATTTATATAGTAGATATCAATAGCCTTAATAAAACAGATATTTTAGCAGATTTTGATTACAATGTTGGTTCAATGCATATTGCGGATATGACCTTAAAAACCTCAATTCCTGCTCCTATCTATAGCAAATGTGGTACATATATATATTTCACTTACTCTAAACATGGCAATACCCAGTTAGCAAAGTGTAATATTAAGTCAGCTGAAATAACAACAATAACTAAACAAAACATTCAAATTAATGGCTACAGCATAAATGCAGAGCATAATAAGGCCGTTATTCAGTTTGCCAATAGTACTACTGCCGGAGATATAGCAATACTAGATTTGCAAAACAACAAGTTTGAGCAAATTACTATGGTAAATAAAGATTTATTAAATGAGTGTTATGTAGCTGAGCCAGAAGAAATATGGTTTAAAGGCAAAGATAATTGGGATATTCAAGGTTGGCTATTAAAGCCTTATAACTTTAATGAAAGTGAAAAGTATCCCCTAGTGTTAGAGGTACATGGTGGACCCCATGTAATGTATGCCCCATTATTCTTTTTTGAGTTTCAATTATTAGCCTCAGCTGGTTATTGTGTACTGTTTACTAACCCCAGAGGAAGCAATGGTTATGGTCAAGAATTTACCTGTGCTAATTTCAACGATTTTGGTGGAGGAGATTATGGCGACTTAATGAAAGTAATAGATGAGGTTGAAAAACTTTCATATGTAGATAACAAACGACTAGGGGTAACAGGTGGTAGCTTTGGTGGCTTTATGACTGCTTGGATTATAGGTCATAGCAATAGATTTAAAGCAGCGGTTGCTCAGCGAGGTGTATATAACTGGCTTAGCTTTAGCGGTATGAGTGATTGTGGCTGCTATTTTAGTGAGGCTGAGTTTGGTTACCTACCATGGCATAACTTTGATAAACTATGGGATATGTCTCCTCTTAAATATGTAGAAAATATAAAGACACCTTTATTAATCATCCATGCAGAGTCAGATATTAGGTCGTGTATGGAACAGGCTGATCAATTATATACATTTTTAAAGAGATTAAAACAAAAAGTAGAATTACTACGTTTCCCTAATGAAAATCATGACCTCTCTAGGTCTGGTCAACCAAAGCGTAGAGTAGAACGTTTACAAGCTATTGTTGACTGGTTTAACAAGTATCTATAA
- a CDS encoding ABC transporter ATP-binding protein: protein MITCVFISILGALGNKHLSSSFKTLSKKRQAQIEKLVLKVSSIINGLVVLKSFNLEHKYANCYTKESQVLEQNNIKRVNVEAVLGTFNQLISMIVILSVIMLGSYLVLLGLNTIPEVLIANQLRRHVSSLFQRLPYYLKQSEQACVSLTRIQKQIKEIANIKPKIKLDREPIIKEYHTLPAIEFNNVTYSYHENIPILNKVSVQIPKAKYTAIVGHSGSGKSTLLKLIVGICFPEQGSININGTGVNELNLSQIRNSLAYVPQNAYLFTSSVMDNIKIGNLQATNKEVSQSAKLAQAHDFILQLNNKYETVIGEKGIELSGGQKQRVALARALVRQAPVILLDEPTSALDNHTSELVFNTLKQQLSTLVIATHDIDLALKADYIITLENGIVMEQGTPDQLLFKNGVFCSLYNQKYNNRVIL from the coding sequence ATGATTACCTGTGTTTTCATTAGCATATTAGGTGCATTAGGTAACAAGCATTTATCTAGTAGTTTTAAAACACTAAGTAAAAAAAGACAGGCACAAATTGAAAAACTAGTACTAAAAGTAAGCTCAATTATAAATGGTTTAGTGGTACTAAAAAGCTTTAATTTAGAGCACAAATATGCAAACTGCTATACTAAAGAAAGCCAAGTATTAGAGCAAAATAATATAAAAAGAGTTAATGTTGAGGCAGTATTAGGCACCTTTAATCAATTAATTAGTATGATAGTAATTCTGTCTGTGATAATGCTGGGTAGTTATCTGGTATTACTTGGTTTAAATACAATACCCGAAGTATTAATTGCCAATCAATTAAGAAGACATGTTTCTTCTTTATTTCAAAGATTACCTTATTATTTAAAGCAGTCTGAACAAGCATGTGTATCCTTAACGAGAATCCAAAAACAAATTAAAGAAATAGCAAATATTAAACCTAAAATTAAACTAGATAGGGAACCTATTATTAAAGAGTACCACACCTTACCAGCAATAGAATTTAACAATGTTACATACTCTTATCATGAAAATATACCAATATTAAATAAAGTATCAGTACAAATTCCTAAAGCAAAGTATACAGCTATTGTAGGACACAGCGGTAGTGGTAAAAGCACTTTATTAAAACTTATTGTTGGAATATGCTTTCCAGAGCAAGGTAGTATAAACATTAATGGAACAGGAGTTAATGAGCTAAATCTATCACAAATTAGAAACTCGTTAGCCTATGTGCCTCAAAATGCTTATTTGTTTACTAGTTCAGTAATGGATAATATTAAAATTGGCAATTTACAAGCTACTAACAAAGAAGTTAGCCAGTCGGCAAAATTAGCTCAAGCACATGACTTTATTTTGCAATTAAATAATAAATATGAAACCGTAATCGGTGAAAAAGGTATTGAGTTATCGGGTGGGCAAAAACAAAGAGTAGCATTAGCTAGAGCCTTGGTGCGTCAAGCACCTGTTATTTTACTTGATGAACCAACATCAGCGTTAGATAACCATACTAGTGAACTGGTTTTTAATACCCTAAAACAACAGCTAAGCACACTAGTAATAGCAACTCATGATATAGACTTAGCATTAAAAGCAGATTATATAATAACATTAGAGAATGGCATAGTAATGGAACAAGGTACTCCAGATCAATTGTTATTTAAAAATGGAGTATTCTGTAGTTTATATAATCAAAAATATAATAATAGAGTAATATTATAA